A window from Drosophila willistoni isolate 14030-0811.24 chromosome XR unlocalized genomic scaffold, UCI_dwil_1.1 Seg143, whole genome shotgun sequence encodes these proteins:
- the LOC6646482 gene encoding antigen 5 like allergen Cul n 1, translating to MKVLLYFASVLMLSVVLTTAQQVVPIGFLATNKSLMENVSLRPGENNPYCVSSLCPRGKRHVACEKSFNNYHRSCMHEPQFVNLTGHVDKILKYHNDWRHGLANGNNVSLPRAARMVVMHWSDELATVASYNVRMCQAKHDDCRNTHNFTHSGQNIIVFNMTRLVQDELLESLYPELLSIGVRNWWSEHNNMTKTDVELYPCDKKRQQYYRHFAVMALESNSHVGCAAVRYVIKDVTYFKVTCNYAKDTVCGQPIYSFRTVGCLTGVNAKYKSLCSEKEVFA from the exons ATGAAGGTTTTACTCTATTTTGCTAGTGTCTTAATGCTTAGCGTAGTTTTGACAACTGCTCAGCAAGTTGTGCCTATTGGATTTTTGGCTACAAACAAGTCCTTGATGGAAAATGTATCATTGAGGCCAGGTGAAAATAATCCCTATTGCGTGTCCTCATTGTGCCCACGAGGCAAACGACATGTGGCTTGCGAAAAGTCTTTTAAT AATTATCATAGAAGTTGTATGCATGAGCCACAATTTGTCAACCTCACCGGACATGTGGATAAGATACTTAAATATCACAATGATTGGCGCCATGGCTTGGCAAATGGCAACAATGTTTCATTACCGCGAGCCGCTCGCATGGTTGTGATGCACTGGAGCGATGAACTGGCCACTGTGGCCAGCTATAATGTGCGCATGTGTCAGGCGAAGCACGACGATTGCCGCAACACGCACAACTTCACCCACTCTGGCCAGAATATCATTGTGTTCAACATGACGCGACTGGTGCAGGATGAGCTGCTCGAGAGCCTGTATCCGGAGCTCCTTAGCATTGGTGTGCGCAATTGGTGGAGTGAGCATAACAACATGACCAAAACGGATGTTGAGCTCTATCCATGCGACAAGAAGAGGCAACA ATACTACCGACACTTTGCGGTCATGGCACTTGAGAGTAATTCCCATGTGGGTTGTGCGGCTGTCCGTTATGTGATCAAGGATGTGACCTATTTCAAAGTGACCTGCAACTATGCCAAGGATACGGTGTGCGGCCAGCCGATCTATAGCTTCCGCACAGTCGGCTGCCTAACCGGTGTAAATGCCAAATACAAATCGCTCTGCTCTGAAAAGGAAGTGTTTGCCTAA